Proteins encoded together in one Thermoplasmata archaeon window:
- a CDS encoding thioredoxin domain-containing protein, whose protein sequence is MTERPGPVRVNDETFEAEVLRSPFPVVVDFYADWCVPCRVTVPIVRDLSERLAGRVKFAMVDVDEAAIVTRSYGIHSIPTYVFVSEGHERGREVGPVDPVAFRAILRRLFAADDGASVERPASR, encoded by the coding sequence GTGACCGAGCGTCCGGGCCCGGTACGGGTGAACGACGAGACGTTCGAGGCCGAGGTCCTCCGCTCGCCGTTCCCGGTCGTCGTCGACTTCTACGCCGACTGGTGCGTCCCGTGCCGGGTCACCGTGCCGATCGTCCGGGACCTCTCCGAACGCCTCGCCGGCCGGGTCAAGTTCGCGATGGTGGACGTCGACGAGGCGGCGATCGTCACCCGGTCGTACGGGATCCACTCGATCCCCACCTACGTGTTCGTGAGCGAGGGGCACGAGCGCGGCCGCGAGGTCGGTCCGGTCGACCCGGTCGCCTTCCGCGCGATCCTGCGGCGCCTGTTCGCGGCCGACGACGGGGCTAGTGTCGAAAGACCCGCCAGCC
- a CDS encoding NUDIX domain-containing protein, with translation MRRPAAPPRAPGRSAALGPALLDWFRTHRRALPWRAGRDPYRIWVAEALLQQTRVAQATRYFERFVARFPNVRALARAPLADVLKAWQGAGYYARARHLHAAAQQLAVEAGGRLPHDVASLERLPGIGPYMARAIASLAFDAPVLAVEANGLRVAARWTREAGDPRTPRVRARLERALEAARPPGPAGTFNEALMELGETVCLPIAPGCDACPVSFGCRAFRETDAPARYPRRRRAARRPHVRAAVVVLRDRGRWLVQRRPEAGLLGGLWEFPGGKIAPGEAPGAAARRELREETGLAVRELRRAGVVRHAYSHFTVELHVFEGRRAGGRGRRMGEDRRWVSPSELFALPIPKATEKIARRLAPGTASRG, from the coding sequence GTGAGGCGCCCTGCGGCCCCGCCGCGCGCGCCGGGCCGATCCGCGGCGCTCGGCCCGGCGCTCCTCGACTGGTTCCGCACCCACCGGCGCGCGCTTCCGTGGCGGGCCGGTCGCGATCCGTACCGCATCTGGGTCGCCGAGGCGCTGCTGCAGCAGACGCGGGTGGCGCAGGCGACGCGCTATTTCGAGCGGTTCGTCGCACGGTTCCCGAACGTGCGCGCGCTCGCGCGCGCGCCGCTCGCGGACGTGCTGAAGGCCTGGCAGGGCGCGGGCTACTATGCGCGGGCACGTCACCTCCATGCGGCGGCCCAGCAGCTTGCCGTCGAGGCGGGAGGACGCCTCCCCCACGACGTCGCGTCGCTCGAGCGCTTGCCCGGGATCGGGCCGTACATGGCCCGTGCGATCGCGAGCCTCGCCTTCGATGCGCCGGTCCTCGCCGTCGAGGCCAACGGGCTGCGCGTCGCCGCCCGCTGGACCCGCGAGGCCGGAGACCCGAGGACCCCCAGGGTCCGGGCGCGGCTGGAGCGCGCCCTGGAGGCGGCCCGGCCGCCGGGTCCCGCCGGAACGTTCAACGAGGCGCTCATGGAACTCGGCGAGACGGTCTGCCTTCCGATCGCTCCGGGCTGCGACGCCTGCCCCGTCTCCTTCGGGTGCCGGGCCTTTCGGGAGACCGATGCGCCGGCGCGCTACCCGCGCCGCCGGCGGGCGGCGAGGCGCCCGCATGTCCGCGCGGCGGTCGTCGTCCTGCGCGACCGGGGACGCTGGCTGGTGCAGCGGCGGCCCGAGGCGGGTCTTCTCGGCGGGCTGTGGGAGTTTCCCGGCGGGAAGATCGCTCCCGGCGAGGCCCCGGGTGCGGCGGCGCGGCGCGAGCTGCGCGAGGAGACCGGACTGGCGGTCCGCGAGCTGCGGCGGGCCGGGGTCGTGCGCCACGCCTACAGCCACTTCACGGTCGAGCTCCACGTTTTCGAGGGACGACGTGCCGGGGGCCGCGGCCGGAGGATGGGCGAGGACCGCCGCTGGGTGTCCCCGAGCGAGCTGTTCGCCCTCCCGA